CTCCAACACTAAATAATCCAAACGCATGAGTTCTTCGAAAGTTGCAACATTTGGATCaaatttacctttttaataaaagtaagaaatatattaaccataaattattaatcacattgaaagaaaaatcaggCATTGAATTAAcatatattagtaaaaaataaaaatctcacttTTTCTGGAGtcgtttaatttttctcaatccTCAAATTAAAAGGAGTAAGTAAGACATTTTTGTAAGACAGTGGGAAGGGGGATTTCGGAAGTTCATAGCGGAAGCGGATTATGTTTCAAGTGTgacaaaaattagttaattttttcacttgTACTTGTATTGGCTTCGGGCGCAGAACTCCTCTAGCAAAAAGTAGGACCTCTAgcaatacagatttttttttaataacctagGTTGAACAGTCGAATCAacttttgggcttacgactactaatattcaattccgtagccttgtaattttgaacccaatccagaagacaagggaattcctggatctagtagtgagagaaatttgccttcgtggggaactttttgatggaattaaccagcATTTGAGGAAAATCACGAAGACCTCTCACGGTAGCCTGGTGGCAAGGGccctctaacccatgatccgtctaccaatgagaatatttttagatcagcactgtggtcggcgcgAGCCGAATGctaaattcgtatcgaccagccatctctgggattcgagccTGGTGCACCTCATTCGAAGGCGTACGCTATATACCCTGAGCCACTACGGCTCTAGCAATACATGTTGTaataaattaggaataaaaacacaaaagtaACCATAACTCAAAAAGTTACGCATAGAATTTAATGTAACTGGCATACATTATAGTGCgcataataatgtataaaatagcGTAGAAAGAATTAACCAATCGGTTAAGGTGTTACAGAAATTAGCATatgtgtgaaataaataaatcagatgTGTCTGTTTGAAATGGAACTTTTAGCATGGAGTACGATCACCTAAAGCAGCAATACAGAGGTGTACGAGAAATCAAGCAGCGCCTAGTATCGCTCTGAAGGCTAAACATGGTATGATCTGTGAGGAGATCAGTTCTCCAATAGTCAGCCGTCCAGTGAACTGCTGACTAGTGATTCAGGTTGCAGCGCCAACCTCAAACATTCTCTTCCATGGAGATTGGCACGCAAATGGCTGGTCGAATAGTGGACAAACCACGTTCCCGAAACCTTTTACAACCTGTAGACGTCGGTATCAATGTCCAGGTAGCTGCACTAAGAGAGGATTTAACTCGGAGTTGAGTTGATTTGGAGTTGCGGTTCTATTCCCTCGTGCGCGTAACGATAAATATCGGTCATCGCCCTTTGCCGTACAACTTAGCCGTCCTTGGCTGAACATTCTGGACGCCGAACCTGTGGTTAGAAATTGTTGCCAAAATCTGTGAGTCACAGAAGGACTCACATTTAGCCATCAGACCATTTCCATCCGACTTTGTCCTGCCTCTAGTGCTCTAATAGATCTCCATCTAATAGATCTGCCTCTAGTGCTCTAATAGATCTCCATCACAGTTCTTCGGATAAATGATCCCTGGAGATCATTGTTACAAATTGACTatctcaaattttcaatttcagaagcacggcagtgctgacgtgaaatatcctcagtggtagacggaccaagggttagagtacccttgccgtctagctaaccgtgggaggttcgcgcggtcttcctctccatgtagcgctaatgcgggttagttccatcaaaaagtcctccacgtaggcaaatttctcccaatacttgatccagaagttcccttgccttctggattgggttcaaaattacaaggctaaggagttgaactttagtagtcgtaaactcaaatattgggtcggctgttcaacgacggttataaaattataaaataaaatctaaattttttaaagtaatctcTCAAAGCACTTATAGGTTTTGCAaactattcagaaaaaatatcaaaaagtgtTAACTTACCCACTTTATGAATTAGTATTATAGAATTGTCGCTGATGGCTCTGAAGGGAAAGACTGAGAGGTGATTCAGAGACTGGGCAAGCAGAGTACAGCTCGGTAGAaagtcttgaaaaatttccgGATGTGAGCGTTTCGTGTGGTAGTATACCTTCAGTCTCCTGAGTGCCCTCTCACAGATGAATTTCCCACCTCTCAAGAACCTCATCAAGAAATCAACATTCACATACAGCTTTATGGATTCGTCTTCTGAAAGAAGCAAGAGCAGATTAAGTACTAGTAGctctttatttacgtcacattagagctgcacaatggactatggGTGATGGCGGTGGTCGGTGAAACATTCCTGGGGATGAtgcgaagacatgccatcaaaattttgatcctctgctgaaGACGTGGACAGACTAACTGCACTCGAAGAGAAAAGTTTAACGAGGCTCGATAACGCACACCCTCGCTCCTTtcacaggctgatcaaagtggtcacccatccgctcACTAACCACTATCAGTGATGTTGCTATCTATGACCTGTTCGGAATCGTGTCTTACGTTCAGGTACAAAGTTGATTAGGACATGCGTTTCAATGGAATATTTTAtgtgcttttaaaatgtattggaTAGTTTTTATTGGCATCTTGACTACTTGTTAAATAGctcaaatattcataaaaataaaaaagagaccTTTTTCATGTGTGTGTGTGCCTCTCTTATAACTTATTGTTGTGttcggccattaaggcagagagGGTACTATTGTTGTTTATGACCCGACAGGTTTAACGTCTGTCAGTCACCACTTACTACACGAAGAGTCTACGACCCACCTAATcttttataacttcaaaaaagtcTATGCTGGCACCCTAAAATGACGGCAGGTTAAAGGGAGGATTATAGCTCCCGatccgaaaaatatttttcttttcgggAGAGActcctaaaaatttttttttacacattgaTTTAGCATTACCCATTGTTAAATTAAACTGTTacgttttatcaaataattttaagactaaGAGGCTTCACTAAAAAAACTTAGTGGTTGCTTTGCATTCGTCAGTGATTTGGTATTAAAggctgatgaaaaataattttgtttttaagatatataattgttataatttcatattagcACATTTTATTAATGCGTTAATTGTAACGAATTGAAAGtaagctttcaaaaataatcaactgttcttgaaaaaaaaaatttcaacttaggaATTCAGAATGCTTTGCGTAATAAGAAGTAATAAACGAGATGTCATTTTACTTGTTAACTTTCTATAACGATAACGTGATgaactgtttttatttctcttcaatctttagattttaaaaaattttcgatttaaatattaaaatttatatcccGCAAAATCTAATccctttcttgtttttttacagtttctttcttttttttgttgttacttttgaaattaagtcCTGTACGGAATTatgaaacgaaaatttcaaaaaagaaatatttttagaccacaatggattttataattattatttagagaaaaaatctcaaaaaagcacttaaaaatgggataaaattagagcaaattgaaatttcgaaaaataaagaaaaagcaacACTTGTTaagtgtataattttaaatggtctTACCAACACATTAAATTCACATCAACACAACTCAGCGCTTGCATTTCAGTGCTTAGTTGATTGactaacatgtttttttttaccacaagtcaaagagttattaatttttgaacattgaaatcttttatttttttaataatcatatcgtaatttttttttaatcatcataaTCTCTgcgtatttttcaaaacaactttGTATTTTCAAAGTTCCAAGGTCGTAGATTTTGAGCagcaaaagaaaatgaaagacaaattaaataaaaaaagaaaaaaaacgcgtAAAAGgcatttaatattgaaataactttcgagcaaatagaaattttgaaaaaaaaatcggtgttttttcataattaaatatgactCTTTCAGAATAGCATTTTAACTCTGTCTCAACAGTTTAACTCTGTATTTGAGGCCTAAAGAACAACCCGCGTGTAGTTTAACAGTTATATTTCCGAAACTAATTATTGAATGTTACTTCTTTTTATTCCATcgtaattcttatatatttttctacacactttagtaatttcaagtttccaaattttattcagtgacaaaatcaaaatttaactttagtttatttattttatgttaagttGAATGTACAAAACAGCAAGCCCGTAAAGAACTGATGGTAAAAGCAGGGTTTTCCTAACTGGCTTCGGTCAGTAAGCGGACCACTTTGATAAGCTCGCGTTCAGACCAAGGTTGCGCTGTATCATTCTTGTTAgattgttctaccgtaaagtgctcgatttatCGCGGAGGTCGTCGTAATACCAAAGCGAAGGAGCCATCTCCTTTACAAatgatcgaaattgtgatggcatgtcttcagatcttCCTCAgtggtgtttcccagaccgtcacctaTAGCTCATTGTATAGCTCTAgtgcagggatggcgaaccaatggcacgcgtgccatttatggcacgagACACAATATTTTAGGCACGCCACtgatcacaattgttattacactatgaatagttattacacaaatgttattactctatgaagcatatgtgacaattaaattaaaattcacaaaaacaaaataataaacaattattaataaaaaaattaacgattaatgctaaaaaaagcaataaccATAAGAAACAAGCTAATAATagataactagcaaaaaaaattaactaaaaactaaactcagtggcgcgacagatagagggccaaggcctactgtgcccatctcagttttctggggtgcaagagcagatgttccggtcaggtggtcagccgaacgcggaaccctcagtgtttagttcccaagcatgcttggtactcatttatctaTCCACTGAaaggatgaaaggctgagtcaaccttgcccggcccaagaatcgaaccagggacctgtggcacgacagcgctaccgctcagccaccgagcgtcaaaaaaaattgacagtCCTGCTCAAACTagcatcttacaacctaatataagttatttgtcatctaatctgcaacaacagaagtcacactgatgttactttaagttgttttaagacatgacaaaatgttttttttttcaatgtaagtaAAGAGTTtcgagttgatagtatttagtattactattttcccaataatcacgaagtcaaaattatttgacggcacgtctatgatctcattaaacaattttttagaaaaaatggcacgttggcgtattaaggttcgccacccctgctctagtgcaacgtaaataaaacaCTTACCTACTTCAAAACAATGTCTACGGCCCTTACGATTTATAACATAGACAGAGTGATGTCCAGTGATGTTTACAAACTTATATCTCTATttaatcaacaacaacaaaattccctgcttttagtatttaattattttttattcgttatatcTGGTAAGctcaattataaaaatggatGGCGGGTTAGGACTACGTCTACAAATTAGTATTCCTCTAGTTATCTGAATCCACACGTTTGTTTTGATTGTAACtatgtttttgaataatatttcttttaaattaaatagtttcaaaacaacagtaattgaaataacaaaatactaaaaagcaaaatttatgggGAAAAGGAACATATTCGTTTAAGGCAAAATGTTCCGAACACTGGCGCTATCACCATTCTCAtcagtgagcgggtgggtgaccacttggatcagcctgcgtagggaccgagggtgtgcggtattggtcctcgttaaactgtgctaccgtaaagtgctcgacttcgcgcgcaggtcgtcgggctaccgaagcgggggtgccatcccctccgcagaggatcaaaattgtgatggcatgtcttcggatcatcctcagggatgtttcccagaccgtcgccaatagcccattgtgcagctctagtgcgacgtaaattaacaacaacaacaacaacaatcaccATTCTCAGAGATTGGTGAAGATTTGTAGAGAAGcattaataaagttttcaatatttaagaagTATTAGAGATTTTTAGAAGGCCGTTaacaaactataaataaaatttgtaagttgTTTGGtttggtattaaaaaattaaatttctaaatcagCATATAAGATATTAAAGCAattatatttccattttatattatttcataaaatatttattttctcaattattaCAGATATTCATTGCATGTATGAGATATCGtgtaaaaattagttagaaaCATCaagttagattttattttataaccggcgttgaacagcctacccaattacatttttcaactaTCAGTTACGTAACCTTACAATAATACCCATAAGAGAAGGgagcttctggatcaagtattaagaGAAAATAGCATTaccaattacatttttcaactaTCAGTTACTTAGCGTTACAATAATACCCATAAGAGAGGGgagcttctggatcaagtattaagaGAAAATAGCATTaccaattacatttttcaactaTCAGTTACGTAACCTTACAATAATACCCATAAGAGAAGGgagcttctggatcaagtattaagaGAAAATAGCCTTCGAATGAAAGTAACCTTTATTTCcattacatggggaggaaaaccacaaagCCTACCGAAAGCAAGGTGaatcaaacccatgatccgtcttcccttcaggatattttacgtcagcacagtggtcggtgcgaTCGAAGAACAGAATACGCATCAACCAACCACCCGTGAGAATCGAACCTGGGTTATTTGATTGGAGGCAAGGGCTCAATCCAGTGAGTTAATTTGGCTCAAAGTTATAATGTTTgttcgtaaaaaaatttctttttaacgctattcttttaaacaattctttttaccgttcgtaaaaaaaatttttttttcgaatagaGCCTTAAAATACGCACTATTGTTgtataataaaaaggaataccGCAAATGATTTGTATAAATTTCTGGAGGATATCGTGTCTCTTCTCCTTAGAATCAGAACGACGGTTTCGAGCTGCATTCATGACCTCCTCATCCAAATCAACATCTGAGAATGTCCAGGGCAATCCTCTCTTCATTCCTTCTgccatctgaaaaaaaaaatattttgattgcttttcGGTGATAAAAACATCATCAAAATCGTTTTCTTATGACTTTGCAAAGCTAGACATAGTAAGTCATGTTTttagttagttcaatcaaatgACGTAGGAGACGAAAAttcacagcattttttttttaataaatcaatttgaaatagtttgtaACATATTAACTGCACTGCacgaaatttttcagaaaaatggttaactaacaattattttaattgttattttaccatattcaaacaaaaccaTAAAGATGTTATGGCCTTTAACtctgaaaaaatggttttttaactgcttttacctaatacggttaaacaaccggAATTTTATCGCATTGACAAAGTCTACCTAATGAATCCACGTAGTTCCTTACAAATGGGTACATATTACTggcgagagggctaatctgtcaatccaTTAGAGCGGGAGTTCAAGTCTTAGCTTTGACACCTCAATGTTTCCTCCATTCCCCTCAACACATGAATAGTTTTCAGTGTTCTGCACTCCCCAATTTCTGACCATGGGTAGTTAGAATACGATGCTCtaattcacgcatagatggcggCACCATAAAACTGCTAAACTATTTCCAACGTCCATTCGAGTTTCTTTATTTACGGTTTTGAGAccatattaattgtaaattaatagaaaaattttacaatttttaatccttaagATTATCTGTAGCTTATTTCATGCATGCTTTTCTTCAATGGGCCTGATGTGTATGTGCTTTGCATGAATAaacttaaactgaaaatatgATTAAGTGAGCTTCTTGTTAagtcatgtaaaaataaaaagaatttgaaaatttaaattgttccttgttaatttaatttgatgaatACATCAATTCATATCTCCaaagtttcaaataatgttttcttcTATGCAATAAAGAGCAGGGCTTTTAAAGcgaaatattctgaaattttataataaaatattttgtttagagactgattttattgaataaatactttGCGAAAGGTCCATGTAAGACATTATTTCCCTTTCGACCCAAATGGGATATGTTTACGTCCCAAATATTAAGCTTCTTTCTATGGACCAAATCCCAATTATGCATGGGTGTTTATGTTTTGAGGGTTCTTTAGGTATTggggaataaaaatataacttaaggAACTTGGCAACACTCTCATATTCATAAAGGTTGATTTCTGTTTGCGACAACGTCAGTAAATCTCGTTTCAATTTACTTATTCTCTGTATTTTGAGGTaagtacaattatatttttgccatattttgtgtttaacagatatgtttattcttattaaataataattgtaccTATTTAATATACGATTTAGAAATTTTGGCACATATCGTTTGGTGGGACACATTGTCCCAATTGTTTTTACCATTGGGACAATATTTCCCAATCGTACTTCCCAGTGCGAAAAtagtagtaaaaatataataaagcaaaattttagtttttgttttgattattttataacaacaaCTTCTGGTTTCCAAAACTCATGGTAAGAGTGGAAACCTGTAAATTCATATGCTTATTTTAATCTGTCAGCATTAACATAAATTGCttctcatatttaaattttaatgctactAAAGGGGTGAAGGGCCCGCCAACAGATCCATACTTTTCCTAAAATGACCCCGAAAAgcatgattttatttcaattcaagttttgttttttaattacaatttagtcAAAAGAACAAATCtgtattttgcaaaaacaacccttatagttaataaaaatgcctTCTCAATATTCGCTTCGTATTAGTtacaaaatcaatgaaattctgaatgttttaaacatgcgcaattcctttttttttatgcattaaatcaGTGggtgtatattatttattgattttctttttatatatcttttattttttaaaaatatggcttaataaatcaaaataaattatggtttttctcTCTCAAGAACACCAGCTGATAAAATCTGTTTtccattcttatttattattcaatcatcatttataattaatgatttagAAACTGATAGGGAGCTTCAGTTTAAGGAGAAgcaatgtttttattacttcCTTTAAATTTACTATGAATTTCTATAGGATTGTGTCCAGCATAAAAGAGTGCTAACCGGTAACGAATACCCGTCAAAACTACCCGGGTCCGGGTACTGTGTGTTGAAATATGTTAGCTGGGACGGGGTAATGAAAATCTGGACATAAACCGGGTAATTGTCGTGTATCCGGTACATTACTAAATGAATGCCTTTGTCTCTAACTAACCGGCAATATGCAGATATTTCCTTTTCGAGTGCCTGGCCTGACccctttttgcattttataaaattatgaattttgcaaattatacatttatgtaaaaagaaCCTTAagacattttaagatttttttttttaaatataaaattgtcgAAACATTTATCTatcaattattgtaaataatgcatttcctttattttaaaatttttataatgacttaccttaaaaatgcatgtttatccCTCTTCAGTCAATTCAAAACTtaagtagtaaatatttttaattatgcaacGATAAACTctaaaagttaacatttttttaaaaaaataagaaattcttatttacttattttagaaggaatatattttgaaataaggtaaaaaaaacgTGTCATTTGAATGCAGCAAACAcctacatttttataattgccGCATAATAAATGTGAAGtacgtataaaattttatcatatttgagtTGCTATGTTCTTTTTGAGTTATCTTTATTGGTTGTCgataaaaacttcttttcctCTATTAATGAATTGACTGTATCATTTTTTCTTATCAgcatatatctttttatttcaatgtaattttctatcaatatattgaaatatactttttagaGTTTATTCACTTCCCTTCgttatttattcttgaataaattggGCAGTCAATTTCAGACAAGCAACTTTCTATGTCAAGATATATTTGCAATGTTATCATGTTCGAAATCGATCCTTCAACTATAAGAACATTCGACGAAAAAACGAATAAAGTTTTCAGCGAAGATTGTGAAAGCACCCTTTATTCCAAATGAATGCATGCATAACACGCATGGCGgtgaaatatataaacttttatgttACAAGAgggataaaatttttgttacgtTTATACAAGCACTTTATCTTACCTGTTTCCGGGAAAGATTAGGGATATTCTGGAATAGATCCGGGAAAGAGGATAGATTAAGAGATACATCAGTGTTCGGAATACCGGTTAAATGCGTACTGGGCAGTGGCATttgacctttaaaaaaaacattgatgttgAGCATACCAGGAAAATGTATACCGGACAGTATCACTTAACTAAacctaataaatatttcggacattgaccaaagcgactatgtgattgtcagcATTCACCGGAAGCAACAACCACGAATTTCGGTTATTCACAGTAACACACTCATACACACCCACACCCACACACAAACacatacatatattatattatattatattatattatattatattatattatattatattatattatattatattatattatattatattatattatattatattatattatattatattatattatattatattatattatattatattatattatattatattatattatattatattatattatattatattatattatattatattatattatattatattatattatattatattatattatattatattatattatattatattatattatattatattatattatattatattatattatattatattatattatattatattatattatattatattatattatattatattatattatattatattatattatattatattatattatattatattatattatattatattatattatattatattatattatattatattatattatattatattatattatattatattatattatattatattatattatattatattatattatattatattatattatattatattatattatattatattatattatattatattatattatattatattatattatattatattatattatattatattatattatattatattatattatattatattatattatattatattatattatattatattatattatattatattatattatattatattatattatattatattatattatattatattatattatattatattatattatattatattatattatattatattatattatattatattatattatattatattatattatattatattatattatattatattatattatattatattatattatattatattatattatattatattatattatattatattatattatattatattatattatattatattatattatattatattatattatattatattatattatattatattatattatattatattatattatattatattatattatattatattatattatattatattatattatattatattatattatattatattatattatattatattatattatattatattatattatattatattatattatattatattatattatattatattatattatattatattatattatattatattatattatattatattatattatattatattatattatattatattatattatattatattatattatattatattatattatattatattatattatattatattatattatattatattatattatattatattatattatattatattatattatattatattatattatattatattatattatattatattatattatattatattatattatattatattatattatattatattatNttcagccaaaatttgggagccacgtaagagaattatatatattagatcagaaacacatcattaaaaggcagaatgctttggtgttttcaaaacaaaacaaacgttgccaccggcggaaaagaaatacagccaaaatttgggagccacgtaagagaattatatataatagattatatTATATCATAGAGTTAGTTGACCGACATACTGTCATCACAACCACTACcagttcttgaaaaattttgaatgaaactcTTGATTGTTAGCACATTTGGACCGGTTGCCTTCAGTTTGAACTGGATGATTAACATCTTTTGAGCCACAATCGGGCTGTTATGGTCGACAACAACTAGTTGCGTACACTTGTGCATACTTATTCCCATCATGCTCTGCAATCAACCACGAAGTCTAAACTTCATCATCACACAAACCGTTTAGAGGTTATGATGGTTCTATTTCATATCTCTATAtgatataaaatcataatggtCTTTCCATTGTTGTCGGACCATTTTTATTGGCCGAAAAATCACGTGGTAAGATCTagttttcccacattaattttcatattggtttggttgtcatcagcataaaattaacaatagttgtcaaggtattgttttcctttaaatattttcgtatcATCAATTTAAACTTAGTTTCCAGTGCTGCTATTattagcgaaaatattaaattatggttgcgaattcatcaaatttgtttgaacaatataatgttataagagtataaatgttattttaaaaatgattacttcaaaaaatctcttctgttcaccaagagatctaaatgtttataatactaataaatagtaatatttggaggtgggaagtagaggcacaagagtaagcaaacagaattaatttaagtGTTATGTGTTAAGTGATTAaatatgttaagtgaataattttaactttagtagaaaaactgttttctgccaagaaaaaacaattattgtgaagcaatcatcggggttggtgaAAAGTAGGGAATTCATATACTAGGGCCCCCTAGTATATGAATAATTGTCTATTTGTCAGcccaaattttaatgtttaatgctTTTATGTGAGAGTATCGCAAGAGGTGTCtgcagaaaaaataatctatacataaagtgcaatcaaaattaaaatcggcATCCCCCTGCCTCACTTCGCAGGAGCTAAGAGGGATAACTCGTCCaatcat
The Parasteatoda tepidariorum isolate YZ-2023 chromosome 9, CAS_Ptep_4.0, whole genome shotgun sequence genome window above contains:
- the LOC107446969 gene encoding alpha-tocopherol transfer protein-like, yielding MAEGMKRGLPWTFSDVDLDEEVMNAARNRRSDSKEKRHDILQKFIQIICEDESIKLYVNVDFLMRFLRGGKFICERALRRLKVYYHTKRSHPEIFQDFLPSCTLLAQSLNHLSVFPFRAISDNSIILIHKVGKFDPNVATFEELMRLDYLVLESLLQNPVTQLCGVTLLIDFLGFSMLQTTQFTPRRMETIFELYHSFNTLRIVNVHIVNAPGIAHSFFDILKSRIMSRKMKNRVFIHSCEDNWTSLHSHFPPEVLPEEFSGHLKSSELVCVYDLINHNEDYFLEQLI